The following coding sequences lie in one Loxodonta africana isolate mLoxAfr1 chromosome X, mLoxAfr1.hap2, whole genome shotgun sequence genomic window:
- the TMEM187 gene encoding transmembrane protein 187, translated as MEPESRQALFHVALGACLCVATVYTGVFEDVFIQVGHEHYAEAPVASLPAFVIMPFNSLINLAYVLLGWYWLHRDEGTLGCLAEAPRARYLKDVFAAMALLYGPVQWLRIGTQAHPAAVLDQWLTLPIFAWPVAWCFYLDKGWRPWLFLSIECLSLASYCLALLHPCGFEVALGMHILATVGLALRAQAGAGSATSGTYLALGMLSCLGFVVLKLWDHQLAQWHPFQQLTGHFWSKVCDVFQFHFAFLFLTNLDSPQRLPPEKQL; from the coding sequence ATGGAGCCAGAGTCAAGGCAGGCCCTGTTCCACGTGGCCCTGGGTGCCTGCCTCTGTGTGGCCACTGTCTACACCGGCGTTTTTGAGGATGTCTTCATCCAAGTGGGCCACGAGCACTATGCAGAGGCCCCTGTGGCCAGTCTCCCTGCCTTCGTAATCATGCCCTTCAACTCACTGATCAACTTGGCCTACGTGCTCCTGGGATGGTACTGGCTCCACAGAGATGAGGGCACGCTGGGATGCTTGGCAGAGGCGCCAAGGGCCCGTTACCTGAAGGATGTCTTTGCCGCTATGGCCCTCCTGTACGGCCCCGTCCAGTGGCTGCGGATTGGGACTCAGGCACACCCTGCTGCCGTGCTCGACCAGTGGCTCACCTTGCCCATTTTTGCATGGCCAGTGGCCTGGTGCTTCTACCTGGACAAGGGCTGGCGGCCCTGGTTGTTCCTCTCCATTGaatgcctctccctggccagcTACTGCCTGGCCCTGCTGCATCCCTGTGGGTTTGAGGTTGCCCTAGGCATGCATATCCTGGCCACTGTGGGGTTAGCCCTGCGCGCCCAGGCAGGGGCTGGCAGCGCCACCTCAGGCACGTATCTAGCCCTGGGGATGCTCTCCTGCCTGGGCTTCGTGGTCCTCAAGCTATGGGACCACCAGCTTGCACAGTGGCATCCCTTTCAGCAGCTGACGGGCCATTTCTGGTCCAAAGTCTGTGACGTCTTCCAGTTCCACTTTGCATTTTTGTTCCTGACAAATTTAGACAGTCCCCAAAGACTCCCCCCTGAGAAGCAGCTTTAA